A DNA window from Streptococcus mutans contains the following coding sequences:
- a CDS encoding YdbC family protein — MAEFTFEIEEKLLVLSENDKGWTKELNRVSFNGAPAKYDIRSWSPDHTKMGKGITLTNEEFDVLVNEFKK, encoded by the coding sequence ATGGCAGAATTTACATTTGAAATTGAAGAAAAACTTTTGGTCTTATCCGAAAACGATAAGGGTTGGACTAAAGAACTTAATCGCGTTAGTTTTAATGGCGCTCCAGCAAAATATGATATTCGCTCTTGGAGCCCCGACCATACCAAAATGGGTAAGGGTATTACACTGACGAATGAAGAATTTGATGTCTTAGTCAATGAATTTAAAAAATAG
- the ahpF gene encoding alkyl hydroperoxide reductase subunit F produces MALDAEIKEQLGQYLQLLESEIVLQAQLKDDANSQKVKEFLQEIVAMSPMISLEEKELSRTPSFRIAKKGQESGVEFAGLPLGHEFTSFILALLQVSGRPPKVETDTVKRIQAVDEPMHFETYVSLTCHNCPDVVQAFNIMSVVNPNISHTMVEGGMFKDEIEAKGIMSVPTVYKDGTEFTSGRASIEQLLDLIAGPLKEDAFDDKGVFDVLVIGGGPAGNSAAIYAARKGVKTGLLAETMGGQVMETVGIENMIGTPYVEGPQLMAQVEEHTKSYSVDIMKAPRAKSIQKTDLVEVELDNGAHLKAKTAVLALGAKWRKINVPGEKEFFNKGVTYCPHCDGPLFTDKKVAVIGGGNSGLEAAIDLAGLASHVYILEFLPELKADKILQDRAEALDNITILTNVATKEIIGNDHVEGLRYSDRTTNEEYLLDLEGVFVQIGLVPSTDWLKDSGLALNEKGEIIVAKDGATNIPAIFAAGDCTDSAYKQIIISMGSGATAALGAFDYLIRN; encoded by the coding sequence ATGGCATTAGACGCAGAAATCAAAGAGCAGTTAGGACAGTATCTTCAATTACTTGAGTCTGAGATTGTTTTACAAGCTCAATTAAAAGATGATGCTAATTCTCAAAAAGTTAAGGAATTTCTCCAAGAAATCGTTGCAATGTCTCCTATGATTTCTTTAGAAGAAAAGGAACTTTCGCGAACACCTAGTTTTCGCATAGCTAAAAAGGGGCAAGAATCTGGTGTTGAATTTGCTGGCTTACCCCTTGGTCACGAATTTACTTCGTTTATCTTGGCTCTGTTACAGGTTTCAGGGCGTCCGCCTAAGGTAGAGACTGATACTGTCAAACGCATTCAAGCTGTTGATGAACCTATGCATTTTGAAACCTATGTTAGTTTGACTTGTCATAATTGTCCAGATGTTGTTCAGGCTTTCAATATCATGTCAGTTGTTAATCCCAACATTTCACATACAATGGTGGAAGGTGGCATGTTTAAAGATGAAATTGAAGCTAAGGGAATTATGTCTGTGCCAACTGTCTATAAAGATGGAACAGAATTTACCTCAGGGCGTGCTAGCATAGAGCAATTACTAGACTTGATAGCAGGTCCTCTTAAAGAAGATGCTTTTGATGATAAAGGTGTTTTTGATGTCCTTGTTATTGGTGGGGGTCCTGCTGGTAATAGCGCGGCTATCTATGCTGCAAGAAAGGGAGTTAAAACAGGACTTTTAGCTGAAACCATGGGTGGTCAAGTTATGGAAACCGTGGGTATTGAAAATATGATCGGTACCCCATATGTTGAAGGACCCCAATTAATGGCTCAGGTGGAAGAGCATACCAAGTCTTATTCTGTTGACATCATGAAGGCACCGCGTGCTAAGTCTATTCAAAAGACAGACTTGGTTGAAGTTGAACTTGATAATGGAGCTCATTTGAAAGCAAAGACAGCTGTTTTGGCCTTAGGTGCCAAGTGGCGTAAAATCAATGTACCAGGAGAAAAAGAATTCTTTAATAAAGGTGTTACTTACTGTCCGCACTGTGATGGTCCTCTTTTCACAGACAAAAAAGTCGCTGTCATTGGCGGTGGAAACTCAGGTTTAGAAGCAGCTATTGATTTGGCTGGGTTAGCTAGCCATGTCTATATTTTAGAATTTTTACCTGAGTTAAAAGCTGATAAGATCTTACAAGATCGTGCGGAAGCTCTTGATAATATTACCATTCTAACTAATGTTGCGACTAAAGAAATTATTGGCAATGACCACGTAGAAGGTCTTCGTTACAGTGATCGTACGACCAATGAAGAGTACTTGCTTGATTTAGAAGGTGTTTTTGTTCAAATTGGATTGGTACCTAGTACTGACTGGTTAAAGGATAGTGGACTAGCACTCAATGAAAAAGGTGAAATCATTGTTGCTAAAGATGGCGCAACTAATATTCCTGCTATTTTTGCAGCTGGTGATTGCACAGATAGTGCCTACAAACAAATTATCATTTCCATGGGTTCTGGAGCTACTGCGGCTTTAGGTGCCTTTGATTATTTGATTAGAAATTAA
- a CDS encoding YSIRK-type signal peptide-containing protein (The YSIRK form of extended signal peptide directs nascent proteins to the cross-wall site, while signal peptides lacking YSIRK direct proteins instead to the cell pole. A large fraction of YSIRK proteins are surface proteins anchored by sortase-mediated processing of a C-terminal LPXTG motif.) gives MIFEKQKHFSLRKLKFGLVSVAIIAFLFAVTKTAEADETVITEQRQTSKINASSQKVENQTSNQVEAKTDSANKDPQEKTGSVATDAPSMNSANNMSQSDKQNTVNEISSDSQQTKTDEQTDLPQNSFKQQSAHVKMTTEAEKTPSHSINTFVNDGNGNWYYLGADGRNVTGSHTIGGKTMYFAQDGKQVKGAFAQDSDGNKHYYDRDSGEMWTNRFVNDQGNWYYLNNDGVPVTGSITVNGQSLYFNSDGSQVKGNFVEEDGSLRYYDKNSGDLLRKTSRTINGVNYQFDNDGNARAIDKIEVVKTSLVVDSYEFGPSVSKIILEFNHKVTPAVVHAGAMVTTAGVQRKILNSYVSNASGHVVYFDSSHYVTLELDIPYDPNDSSRNASPFIFDSAAFRNNWVNSYTVKVDNLQVQADGSNSSQIISSEQDAINNRFLPTTDRFSERGSYGNFNYAAYQPEAAIGGEKNPLIVWLHGIGEVGTDINIPLLASNVARLTEDPIQSHFTSTGSGGQKGAYVLVPQSSIPWSQNQTASLMALIKAYVASHPDIDSRRIYLAGVSNGGGMTLDMGVAYPNYFAALVPIAASYSNQLTDNQITAAALKALKGQPMWLIHTRTDKTISADSSVLPFYKELLQAGAQNKWLSYYETNVGKHHSGVTYNGHWSWVYFLNDQVTGTQNTDNAKNWSGLSGMVATNPTYGGDAKATVNGRTYSNVFDWLNGQRRR, from the coding sequence ATGATATTTGAAAAGCAAAAACACTTTAGTTTACGTAAACTAAAATTTGGTTTAGTTTCAGTTGCGATCATAGCTTTCTTATTTGCTGTAACAAAGACTGCAGAAGCTGACGAGACAGTGATAACTGAACAAAGGCAAACAAGTAAGATTAACGCTAGTTCCCAAAAAGTGGAGAATCAGACTTCAAATCAGGTGGAAGCAAAAACGGATAGTGCAAACAAGGATCCTCAAGAAAAAACAGGAAGTGTTGCAACTGATGCCCCTTCAATGAATTCAGCTAATAATATGAGTCAGTCTGACAAACAAAATACTGTTAATGAAATATCTTCAGATAGTCAGCAAACAAAAACAGATGAACAAACTGATTTACCGCAAAACAGCTTTAAACAACAATCTGCTCATGTTAAAATGACTACTGAAGCAGAGAAGACCCCATCACATTCGATTAATACCTTTGTTAATGATGGTAATGGTAATTGGTATTACCTTGGTGCTGATGGTAGAAATGTTACAGGCAGTCATACGATTGGTGGCAAGACTATGTATTTTGCTCAAGATGGTAAGCAAGTTAAAGGTGCTTTTGCTCAAGATTCGGATGGAAATAAACATTATTATGATAGAGATAGTGGTGAGATGTGGACCAATCGCTTTGTCAATGATCAAGGCAATTGGTATTATCTTAATAATGATGGTGTCCCTGTCACCGGTAGTATTACTGTCAATGGTCAGTCTCTGTATTTTAATTCGGATGGTAGTCAGGTTAAAGGGAATTTTGTTGAAGAAGATGGATCTTTGCGTTATTATGATAAAAATTCTGGAGATTTACTGAGAAAGACAAGCCGAACCATTAATGGTGTTAACTACCAATTTGATAATGATGGAAATGCAAGGGCGATTGACAAAATTGAGGTTGTTAAGACCAGTCTTGTAGTTGATAGTTATGAATTTGGTCCTTCTGTTTCAAAGATTATTCTTGAGTTCAATCATAAGGTAACTCCTGCTGTTGTTCATGCTGGTGCAATGGTAACAACTGCTGGAGTTCAAAGAAAAATTCTTAATTCTTATGTCTCTAATGCTTCAGGACATGTGGTTTACTTTGATAGTAGCCATTATGTGACACTTGAATTAGATATTCCTTATGATCCAAATGATAGCAGCCGAAATGCATCACCTTTTATTTTTGACTCAGCAGCCTTTCGTAATAACTGGGTCAACAGTTATACTGTCAAAGTAGATAATTTGCAGGTGCAAGCAGATGGTTCTAATAGCAGTCAAATTATCAGTTCAGAGCAAGATGCTATCAATAATCGTTTCTTGCCTACAACGGATCGTTTCTCAGAACGTGGTAGTTATGGTAATTTTAATTATGCCGCCTATCAACCAGAAGCAGCTATTGGCGGTGAGAAGAATCCATTGATTGTCTGGTTGCATGGTATAGGAGAAGTAGGCACTGATATTAATATTCCGCTTCTAGCCAGCAATGTGGCTCGTTTAACGGAAGATCCTATTCAAAGCCATTTCACTTCTACAGGTAGTGGTGGTCAAAAGGGAGCCTATGTGCTAGTTCCTCAAAGTTCAATTCCTTGGTCTCAAAATCAAACAGCTAGCTTAATGGCGCTCATTAAAGCCTATGTAGCAAGCCATCCAGACATCGATAGCCGACGCATTTATTTGGCAGGTGTTTCTAATGGTGGCGGTATGACTCTGGATATGGGAGTCGCTTATCCTAACTATTTTGCAGCCTTAGTTCCTATTGCTGCTTCCTATAGTAATCAATTAACAGATAATCAGATTACCGCTGCTGCTTTGAAAGCTCTGAAAGGTCAACCAATGTGGTTGATTCATACACGAACTGATAAAACAATATCTGCAGATAGTAGTGTTCTACCATTCTATAAAGAGTTACTTCAAGCTGGCGCACAAAATAAATGGCTTTCCTATTATGAAACTAATGTTGGCAAACATCACTCTGGAGTCACTTATAACGGTCACTGGTCTTGGGTTTATTTCTTGAATGATCAAGTAACTGGCACTCAAAATACTGATAATGCTAAAAATTGGTCTGGACTTTCTGGCATGGTTGCGACCAATCCAACCTATGGTGGTGATGCTAAGGCTACTGTCAATGGCAGAACTTATAGTAATGTCTTTGATTGGCTAAACGGTCAGCGAAGAAGGTAA
- a CDS encoding Nramp family divalent metal transporter codes for MKTHPKKQSLSEVNQSVRVPKNASFLTTLRAFLGPGALVAVGYMDPGNWITSVVGGASYKYLLLSVVLLSSLIAMQLQQMAGKLGIVSRQDLAQATASHLPKRLRYLLFIVIELALMATDLAEVIGSGIALHLLFGWPLLFSIFITILDVFLLLSIMKLGFRKIEAIVSTLILTILVIFVYLVVISHPSFSGIIKGYIPQFAIFDSAQAATNSRLTLALGIIGATVMPHNLYLHSSISQTRQVDYKQKSSIAQAVKFMTWDSNLQLSLAFIVNSLLLILGASLFYGHASEISAFSQMYNALANNHIAGAVASSFLSTLFAIALLASGQNSTITGTLTGQIVMEGFLHLKMPQWLIRLVTRLLALLPVLIAAILYGSQEKILDQLIVYSQVFLSVALPFSIFPLVYFTSQKKIMGEFVNAKWNTYLAYGVATVLTILNLQLIINTIF; via the coding sequence ATGAAAACTCATCCAAAAAAGCAATCACTCAGCGAGGTCAATCAGAGCGTTCGTGTTCCTAAAAATGCCTCTTTTTTAACAACTTTAAGAGCTTTTTTAGGACCCGGAGCACTAGTTGCCGTTGGTTATATGGATCCGGGAAATTGGATTACCAGCGTTGTTGGCGGAGCAAGTTATAAATACTTGCTGTTATCAGTTGTTTTGCTGTCTTCACTTATTGCCATGCAGCTACAGCAAATGGCTGGTAAACTGGGCATTGTCTCGCGACAAGATTTAGCGCAGGCAACCGCCTCCCATCTTCCTAAGAGATTGCGTTATCTTTTGTTTATTGTTATTGAATTGGCTCTTATGGCAACAGATTTAGCCGAAGTTATTGGCTCAGGGATTGCCTTACACCTCCTGTTTGGTTGGCCTTTGCTTTTTTCGATCTTTATTACCATTTTAGATGTTTTCTTACTTCTATCTATTATGAAACTTGGATTTAGAAAAATTGAGGCCATCGTTTCAACCCTTATTTTAACCATTCTAGTTATTTTTGTTTACTTAGTTGTTATTTCTCACCCGAGTTTTTCAGGTATTATTAAGGGTTATATTCCTCAGTTTGCTATTTTTGATTCAGCACAAGCAGCTACTAACAGTAGGTTGACCTTAGCACTTGGTATCATTGGCGCAACTGTAATGCCTCACAATTTATACCTGCACTCATCTATCTCTCAGACACGTCAAGTTGATTATAAGCAAAAATCTTCTATTGCTCAGGCCGTTAAATTCATGACTTGGGATTCCAATCTTCAATTAAGTCTCGCCTTTATTGTTAATTCTCTGCTTTTAATTCTTGGAGCCTCGCTTTTTTATGGACATGCCAGTGAAATCAGTGCCTTTTCACAAATGTATAATGCTTTAGCCAATAATCACATTGCTGGAGCAGTTGCCAGTTCTTTTCTTTCAACTCTTTTTGCCATCGCTCTTTTAGCTAGTGGACAAAATTCAACCATTACTGGTACATTAACTGGACAAATTGTTATGGAAGGGTTCTTACATCTCAAAATGCCTCAATGGCTCATTCGCTTAGTAACACGTCTCTTGGCCTTATTACCTGTTTTGATAGCAGCTATTCTTTATGGCAGTCAGGAAAAGATTTTGGATCAGCTGATCGTCTATTCACAGGTTTTCCTGTCAGTTGCTTTGCCATTTTCTATCTTTCCACTGGTTTATTTTACATCACAAAAGAAAATCATGGGAGAATTTGTTAATGCTAAGTGGAATACTTATCTAGCTTATGGAGTTGCCACTGTATTAACAATCCTCAACTTGCAATTAATCATCAATACCATTTTTTAA
- a CDS encoding peptidase U32 family protein, producing the protein MTKQLKRPEVLSPAGTLEKLKVAVNYGADAVFVGGQAYGLRSRAGNFSMEEMAEGINYAHDHGVKVYVAANMVTHEGNEIGAGAWFRELRDLGLDAVIVSDPALIAICATDAPGLEIHLSTQASSTNYETFEFWKELGLTRVVLAREVTMAELAEIRKRTSVEIEAFVHGAMCISYSGRCVLSNHMSHRDANRGGCSQSCRWKYNLYDMPFGQERRSLKGEVPEEFSMSAVDMCMIENIPDMIENGVDSLKIEGRMKSIHYVSTVTNCYKAAVNAYLESPQAFEAIKQDLIDELWKVAQRELATGFYYQTPTENEQLFGARRKIPQYKFVGEVVDFDEPSMTATIRQRNVINEGDRVEFYGPGFRHFETFITDLHDADGQKIERAPKPMELLTITVPQEVKAGDMIRACKEGLVNLYKEDGSSLTVRT; encoded by the coding sequence ATGACAAAACAATTAAAACGCCCAGAAGTGCTATCGCCTGCTGGGACTTTAGAAAAATTAAAAGTTGCTGTTAACTATGGAGCAGATGCTGTTTTTGTTGGCGGACAAGCTTATGGTTTGCGCAGTCGTGCAGGTAACTTTTCGATGGAAGAAATGGCTGAAGGAATTAATTATGCTCATGATCATGGGGTCAAGGTTTATGTGGCTGCTAACATGGTAACTCATGAGGGCAATGAAATAGGAGCCGGTGCATGGTTTCGTGAATTACGCGACTTAGGTCTAGATGCAGTTATTGTATCGGATCCAGCCCTTATTGCGATTTGTGCGACAGATGCACCTGGTTTGGAAATTCATTTGTCAACTCAAGCTTCATCCACTAACTATGAAACCTTTGAATTTTGGAAAGAACTGGGCTTGACACGTGTTGTTTTAGCGCGTGAAGTCACAATGGCAGAACTAGCTGAGATTCGTAAGCGTACGAGTGTTGAAATTGAAGCCTTTGTTCATGGGGCAATGTGTATTTCTTATTCAGGACGCTGTGTGCTTTCCAATCATATGAGTCATCGCGATGCTAATCGTGGTGGTTGTTCACAATCTTGTCGTTGGAAATACAATCTTTATGATATGCCTTTCGGTCAAGAAAGACGGTCATTGAAAGGTGAAGTACCAGAGGAATTTTCAATGTCAGCTGTTGATATGTGCATGATTGAAAATATTCCAGACATGATTGAAAATGGTGTTGATAGCCTTAAAATTGAAGGACGTATGAAGTCTATTCACTATGTTTCAACGGTCACAAATTGTTACAAGGCGGCTGTCAATGCCTATCTGGAAAGCCCTCAAGCATTTGAAGCTATCAAACAAGATTTGATTGACGAATTGTGGAAAGTCGCTCAGCGTGAATTGGCTACCGGTTTCTATTACCAAACACCTACTGAAAATGAACAGCTTTTTGGAGCTCGTCGTAAAATTCCCCAATATAAATTTGTCGGTGAAGTGGTTGATTTTGATGAGCCAAGTATGACAGCAACTATTCGTCAGCGTAATGTCATTAATGAGGGGGATCGGGTTGAATTCTACGGACCTGGTTTCCGTCATTTTGAAACCTTTATTACAGATTTACATGATGCGGATGGTCAAAAAATTGAACGTGCGCCAAAACCGATGGAGTTATTGACAATTACGGTACCACAGGAAGTCAAAGCAGGTGATATGATTCGTGCCTGCAAGGAAGGCTTGGTCAATCTTTACAAAGAAGATGGCAGCAGCCTTACTGTTAGAACTTAA
- the ahpC gene encoding alkyl hydroperoxide reductase subunit C, giving the protein MSLVGKEMVEFSAQAYHQGEFVTVNNEDVKGKWAVFCFYPADFSFVCPTELGDLQEQYATLQSLGVEVYSVSTDTHFVHKAWHDDSDVVGTITYTMIGDPSHVLSQGFEVLGEDGLAQRGTFIVDPDGIIQMMEVNADGIGRDASTLIDKVRAAQYIRQHPGEVCPAKWKEGAETLKPSLDLVGKI; this is encoded by the coding sequence ATGTCTTTAGTCGGAAAGGAAATGGTTGAATTTTCAGCTCAAGCTTATCATCAAGGAGAATTTGTTACGGTTAACAATGAGGATGTTAAAGGGAAGTGGGCAGTCTTTTGTTTCTATCCAGCGGATTTTTCTTTCGTGTGTCCTACTGAGTTAGGTGATCTTCAAGAACAATATGCAACTTTGCAATCTTTAGGTGTGGAAGTTTACTCTGTTTCAACAGATACTCATTTTGTTCACAAGGCTTGGCATGATGATTCAGATGTTGTTGGAACAATTACTTATACTATGATTGGGGATCCTTCTCATGTTCTCTCACAAGGATTTGAGGTTTTAGGTGAAGATGGTTTAGCACAACGTGGAACCTTTATTGTAGATCCGGATGGTATCATTCAAATGATGGAAGTCAATGCAGATGGTATTGGTCGTGATGCTAGTACCTTGATTGATAAAGTTCGTGCAGCTCAATATATTCGCCAACATCCAGGAGAAGTTTGCCCTGCCAAATGGAAAGAGGGAGCTGAAACTTTAAAACCAAGTTTGGATCTTGTCGGTAAAATTTAA